In Aegilops tauschii subsp. strangulata cultivar AL8/78 chromosome 3, Aet v6.0, whole genome shotgun sequence, one genomic interval encodes:
- the LOC109769657 gene encoding zinc finger protein AZF2, whose product MSKRGRDVWDMELGSLDTARLLMLLAQQHQHQRAVAGAAQAMGGDRVFECKTCNRQFPTFQALGGHRASHKRPRLHHPQPQHATGSVDDDAALCLGRRAPPQAARPRAHECPVCGLEFAVGQALGGHLRRHRVEAEAAARAPSCEAAATKTELASCDAGGICLGLNLAPSENCAKCRSVAGLGAAAGEGVLNN is encoded by the coding sequence ATGAGCAAGAGAGGCAGGGATGTGTGGGACATGGAGCTGGGCAGCCTGGACACGGCCCGCCTGCTCATGCTCCTCGCGCAGCAGCACCAGCACCAGCGCGCCGTCGCCGGGGCGGCGCAGGCGATGGGCGGCGACCGCGTGTTCGAGTGCAAGACGTGCAACCGGCAGTTCCCGACGTTCCAGGCGCTCGGAGGGCACCGCGCCAGCCACAAACGCCCCAGGCTCCACCATCCGCAGCCGCAGCACGCGACCGGCAGCGTCGACGACGACGCGGCGCTCTGCCTCggccgccgggcgccgccgcAGGCGGCCAGGCCGAGGGCGCACGAGTGCCCCGTCTGCGGGCTCGAGTTCGCCGTCGGGCAGGCGCTGGGTGGGCACTTGCGCCGGCACCGTGTCGAGGCCGAGGCCGCGGCCAGAGCGCCGAGCTGCGAGGCGGCGGCGACCAAGACGGAGTTGGCGTCGTGCGACGCCGGCGGGATCTGCCTGGGCCTGAACCTGGCGCCTTCGGAGAACTGCGCCAAGTGTAGGAGCGTGGCGGGGCTCGGCGCTGCTGCCGGGGAGGGTGTGTTGAATAATTAG